The genomic window GCGGGCAGCCTTCGGGGCAGCCTGGTTTCACCTTGCTTGAAGTTGTCATCGCGCTGTTGATTGTCGCCACCGTGCTCGTCTCGCTTCTCGGTCTGCAGGCGCGAACGATCAATGCGGCCGATCGGCAACAGAAGCTCACCATGGCGACAATGCTGGCACAGCAGCAGATGAGCGAGACAGAATTGAACTACGCCGCCAACCAGAGTGGAGATGAAGGGACATTTGAGCCGCCCTATGATAATTACCGCTGGCAGGTCGAATTCAACACGACGCCGCTGGCTGCGGTTCGCGAAGTGACCGTAACCGTCGCCTGGGGCGAAGCAGGGAGCAACGAGGATGTCACGTTGACATCCTTCCTTTTCAATTGATGCAGATGCGAAGCGACAGCGGTTTGACCCTGGTTGAGCTCCTGGTGGCACTGACCGTGACCGCCCTGATGCTGACCGCCGTCTACCAAACGGTCAGTTCGGCTTCGATCGCCCGGGAAAAGCTGGCTGTCAGCAATGCCCGGCACCACATTGCCCGGATCGTGACTGAACGGATCGGGCGCGAGCTGCTCAGCCTGCATTATGTCGCTTCCGACGAACGGACCCGGTTCAGTGGCGGTCTCGGCGGCGGTGATATGGAGCTTCTTGTTTTTACGACGACGGCGAGCACACCGCTGGCCCGTGAGCCAGGTCTTCCGGCACGGGTTGTTTATCGACTCGAGGTTGACCGGGATGCCGACGATAACGCCTATCGGCTGACCCGGACCGAAACAAGCGCTCTTGATTTTGACACCGGTCGAGCCTATCGACTGGCCGACGGTTTGTCCGAAATCGAGATCTCTTTTTTGAACAACGGTGACTGGTTAAACCGATGGGACTCGCTGTCGACGCAAGGTTTACCCGAAGCAGTCGCACTATCACTGCGGTTTGGCGATATCGAAACCGGCAATGATTTCCGAACGGTCTGGACAATCGGTGATGAGTAAATGAATCTTCAGATCCGAAAAAATGAACGGGGCATGGTCCTGCTGGTCGTACTTCTGGTTGTCACCCTGCTGGTGACAATCCTGGTAGAGTTTTCTTTTTCAACGCTGGTCGATCTGCGCCTCGCAGAAACCTTTCGCGACACGACCCGGGCGACCTACCTGGCAAAAGGAGGAATCCGGGCCGGCCAGATTATTCTGCAGGATGATACAAACGGCTATGATGCCGCGGACGAACTCTGGGCCCAGGGGATCGAGGGCTACCCGGTCGGCAGCGGCAACATCAGCATCATGGTGGAAGACCACGGCGGACGCCTTGATCTGAACCGTCTGGTCACGGCAGCCGGCAATATTGATCCGCTGTTCAAGGACCGGGCAATCCGGCTTTTCGGACTGCTCGGTGCACCCGCTCCGGAGCAGATGACCGATGCCCTGATCGACTGGATTGATCCCGATGATCAGATTGAGCCGGGCGGCGCCGAAAGCAATTATTATCGTTCGCTGGCGCAGCCCTACAACTGCAAGAACGGCCCACTCGATAGTATTGAAGAACTGCATCTGATCACGGGCTTTGAGCGTTCTTTCATTGCACAACTGAAACCGCACGTCACAACCTACGGTTCGGCCAAGGTCAACGTCAACACTGCAACCACGGAAGTGCTGCAGACTCTGGTCGCCGAAATGGACCAGATTACGGCCGAGCTGATTGTTGAAGCGCGGAGGGCGAAACCCTTCATGTCGCTGAATGAGCTGAAAGAGCTGCCGGGGATGGAAACAATGTACGGTTTCGTATATCTTTATCTTGATGTCAAAAGTTCACGCTACATGGTCGAGGCGACCGCTTTTGTCAATGACGGACGCAGAACCATCCACGCCAACATCGCCAAGGATGGAAACCGTATTCTTTACAAGAGAGTTCTTTAATGGCCAGAACGTTTATAGGTGCTGATATCGACAACGGTCTTTTGCGGATGGTCGCTCTTGAAGAAGAGAGTGGCGTCCTCAAGCCGGTTGCCCTTATCCAGAGAGAGGCTGCATCAACCGAGGCATGCGCCGCCATGATTGCCGCAATTCTGGCAGAGTGGGATTCGACCAACTCCCGACTGGCCGCAGCCCTGCCGGCATCGGTCGGCCTGACTCGCAACCTTGAATTCCCTTTCGGCGACCGTAGAAAAATCGCGTCGGCCGTTCCCCTGGAGCTCGGTGCCCGGCTACCGATCAGCCTTGACGATTATTTTGTCACCTCACTTGATCCGGTGGCGTCGGAAAATCAGGGTTACCAAACCACCGGCCTGGCGGTTCCGAAAGAAACCATCACCGATTTTCTCGACCCATTTAACAATGAGCAACTGCCGTTACGTCATCTCGGAATCTTGCCGTTTGCCTATGCCGATGGATTCGTCGGGCTGCCGGACGAAGCGATTCTGCTCGATATCCGTTCACATGAAATTTCTTCACTGCTTTTGCACCATGGTCAGCCCCGGGGCCATCGGATTCTGATCCGCAGCGATATCCGATCAGCGTCTGAAACGATCGCCCAGATCGGTCGCGATATCCACACCCTGCAGAAACGGGTCGGCCGCGACAATCTGCCGATCCGGATGTTCGGCCCCGGGCTTGATAAAGAACTTGAGGAAGCGATCCGTGCCGAATTCCCGGAGGCAGAAATTCCGGAAGAGTATTTTGAAGGAGAACGCCTGGCACCTGAATACATCCCGGCCCTGGCCCTGGCTCGACTTGCCGCTAAACCGCGCAGAAGCTACAATTTGCGACAGGGAGAATACGCTTATAGGGGCAGCCTCGCACCCTATAAAAAACAGCTGATCGCCATTACGGCGCTGCTGTCGATAGCGTTGACGACGCTGATCGGTGGCGCCTGGCTTGCCTATACCGGCAAGGCGGCGATTGCTGATCAAATGCAAAAGCAGATGCAGGAGATTTATCGGCAGACCTTTCCCCGGGCAAATGAAACCCCGAAAGATGTTCTGCTGCACATGACCAGCCGCCTCAATGCAGCTCGCAACAGGAGCAATCAGTTCGGAGCCCCCGGGGCCGGGCCATTACCGACGCTGGCCGCTATTTCAAAAGCTCTGCCGGAAAACAGTTCGACTGTTATCGAGGAGCTCAATTATGATGAAACCGGAATCCGTCTGACCGGCAAGGCACCGTCGTTCGATACGGTTGACCAGCTTGCTGCGGGGCTCGGCAAAAGCACTCTTTTCAGTTCGCCCCGGATCGGTCAGGCCAAAACCAGTATCGACGGCAAGCAGATCGAATTCCGGATTGACCTCGGGTTCGCCGGCAAGGAAGGTGCGCAATGATAAAGGACCTGAGCCAACGGGACAAGGCGGC from Desulfuromonas sp. includes these protein-coding regions:
- the gspI gene encoding type II secretion system protein GspI, with product MKEQVILTRFDTENSRERGQSGQPSGQPGFTLLEVVIALLIVATVLVSLLGLQARTINAADRQQKLTMATMLAQQQMSETELNYAANQSGDEGTFEPPYDNYRWQVEFNTTPLAAVREVTVTVAWGEAGSNEDVTLTSFLFN